Proteins encoded in a region of the Mytilus edulis unplaced genomic scaffold, xbMytEdul2.2 SCAFFOLD_1908, whole genome shotgun sequence genome:
- the LOC139505505 gene encoding uncharacterized protein, whose protein sequence is MERESYYVRRAQAEMKPKEIISLILDGMDQSKTDLPHYYKWNNPNGASSQKLKTHITGSIVHGRGKYFFMDFNQFPHDTNLTLSCLLHILVEEADGNGQLPPVLYVQLDNTCRENKNKYFVGMMAYLVKKKIVREVWMSFLIVGHTHEDVDQTFSKISHSLSKNNALTMNDLHDIVKHSQQPVPKTRDMKAVWNISAWLEHSINGMNSVTSPRIFRIFNDDTCHTTVKYKHKSTEVDWHPLHNEPPVEIFKIDQYGNQCLPPGAPEMVKQRIDEQEWSEFKRFCLFVFKKDFLLAQFSQDKKEKWEEFLENPLLPPDRKEAEWPLLSKLQTYKTRTVDEAMSEKEQEIIRKYEEKRKTHKLVCTKAPVIGGNRGVYQDRRSYTIGQMVLFINNTENGIGKVIERCDEELTVKVFKRMRGQYLETEEEVKIHVTKCFCGSFDLTNSKNIPLRIKEKIANNHIDGIS, encoded by the exons AAGGAGGGCGCAGGCTGAGATGAAGCCCAAAGAAATAATATCCTTGATATTGGATGGGATGGACCAGAGTAAGACTGATTTGCCACACTACTACAAATGGAACAATCCAAAC GGTGCAAGCAGCCAAAAACTTAAAACCCACATCACCGGTAGTATTGTTCATGGAAGAGGGAAATATTTTTTCATGGATTTTAACCAATTTCCTCATGATACAAACCTGACTTTGTCTTGTTTATTGCACATTTTGGTTGAGGAGGCGGATGGGAATGGACAGCTTCCACCAGTACTTTATGTTCAACTTGATAATACTTGCAG ggaaaataagaataaatattttGTTGGAATGATGGCCTATCTGGTTAAGAAAAAAATAGTTCGTGAG GTATGGATGTCGTTTTTAATTGTTGGACATACACACGAGGATGTTGATCAGACTTTTTCCAAGATTAGCCATTCACTTAGCAAAAACAATGCGTTGACAATGAATGACCTTCATGATATTGTCAAACATTCACAACAGCCTGTTCCTAAAACAAGAGATATGAAAGCCGTTTGGAATATATCAGCTTGGCTTGAACATTCCATTAATGGAATGAACTCAGTAACAAGTCCACGAATTTTCAg GATATTTAACGATGATACATGTCATACAACAGTTAAATATAAGCATAAATCAACTGAAGTAGATTGGCATCCTCTGCATAATGAACCACCTgttgaaatattcaaaattgatCAATATGGAAATCAATGTCTCCCACCAGGGGCGCCAGAGATGGTGAAGCAGCGTATAGACGAACAAGAGTGGTCGGAATTTAAAAGGTTCTGTTTATTT gtctttaaaaaagattttttacttGCACAATTCTCGCAAGACAAAAAGGAGAAATGGGAAGAGTTTTTAGAAAATCCGTTGCTACCGCCAGATCGAAAGGAAGCTGAATGGCCTCTTTTGTCAAAGCTTCAGACATACAAAACACGGACAGTAGATGAAGCTATGTCAGAAAAAGAACAAGAGATCATTCGAAAATATGAAGAGAAACGTAAAACTCACAAGTTG GTCTGTACTAAAGCACCTGTCATAGGAGGCAACAGAGGTGTATACCAAGACAGACGGTCGTACACAATAGGTCAAATGGTCCTTTTTATCAATAATACAGAAAATGGTATTGGTAAAGTTATTGAGAGGTGCGATGAAGAATTGACTGTGAAAGTTTTCAAACGAATGCGCGGGCAGTACTTAGAAACAGAAGAAGAAGTTAAAATCCATGTTACAAAATGTTTCTGTGGATCATTTGATCTGACAAATAGTAAAAATATCCCTCTACGAATAAAGGAGAAGATTGCAAATAATCACATAGATGGAATATCATAA